In Pseudoalteromonas xiamenensis, the following are encoded in one genomic region:
- the gspF gene encoding type II secretion system inner membrane protein GspF, whose amino-acid sequence MAAFEYRALDAKGKEKKGILEADTAKQIRTQLREMGLVALEVSPAAQKEKAASSGSGMGLFNRGYKPSTADLALITRQLATLIQSALPVEAAVKAVAEQCEKPRLKRMLMSVRSKVVEGYTLADGMSEFPHVFDNLYRAMVAAGEKSGHLDAVLNRLADYTEQRQHMRSQITQAMVYPIILVIFAIAIVSVLLGTVVPKILKTFEKSKQALPWTTEWVMAASNFVQHYWLPSLVVIVGTVFGIKQALKRPKVRYWFDGKILQMPGLGKISRGINTARFARTLSILSSSSVPLLEGMKISGQVLENQRIKQAVSEAATRVSEGASLRAALQQTKLFPPMMIHMIASGEKSGELEQMLERAANNQDREFESMVNVTLKLLEPAMIAGMAVIVLFIVMAILQPIMAMNKAIGL is encoded by the coding sequence ATGGCGGCATTTGAATATCGAGCACTGGATGCCAAAGGAAAAGAGAAAAAAGGCATACTAGAAGCAGACACCGCTAAACAGATCCGCACACAATTGCGAGAAATGGGGTTAGTTGCGCTTGAAGTTTCTCCAGCCGCTCAAAAAGAAAAGGCAGCAAGCTCAGGCTCTGGAATGGGGCTTTTCAATCGAGGGTATAAACCGTCGACAGCGGATTTAGCGCTAATCACACGTCAATTAGCAACCTTGATTCAATCCGCGTTGCCCGTTGAAGCCGCGGTAAAAGCGGTTGCTGAACAATGTGAAAAGCCACGCTTAAAGCGAATGCTGATGTCGGTTCGCTCGAAAGTGGTTGAGGGTTATACGCTCGCCGATGGTATGTCCGAATTTCCGCATGTCTTTGACAATTTATACCGCGCGATGGTCGCGGCGGGGGAAAAGTCGGGTCATTTGGATGCGGTACTGAATCGTTTAGCGGACTACACAGAACAGCGCCAACATATGCGCAGCCAGATTACACAGGCTATGGTTTACCCAATCATTCTAGTTATCTTTGCGATTGCTATCGTGTCTGTACTACTTGGTACCGTTGTGCCAAAGATTCTGAAAACGTTTGAAAAGTCAAAGCAAGCTTTGCCGTGGACAACGGAATGGGTTATGGCAGCAAGTAACTTTGTTCAGCACTATTGGCTGCCGAGCCTAGTGGTGATTGTGGGTACGGTTTTTGGTATCAAGCAAGCATTAAAACGTCCTAAAGTGCGTTATTGGTTTGACGGCAAAATTTTGCAAATGCCAGGACTTGGGAAAATCAGTCGTGGAATAAACACAGCGCGTTTCGCTCGTACCCTCAGTATTTTGTCTTCAAGTTCTGTACCGCTGCTAGAGGGGATGAAAATCTCTGGGCAAGTACTCGAAAATCAACGTATTAAACAAGCCGTTTCTGAGGCGGCGACCCGCGTCAGCGAAGGGGCAAGTTTAAGAGCTGCATTACAACAAACAAAGTTGTTTCCACCCATGATGATCCACATGATTGCCAGCGGGGAAAAATCAGGTGAGCTTGAACAAATGTTAGAGCGAGCAGCGAACAACCAAGACAGAGAATTTGAAAGCATGGTAAATGTTACGTTGAAATTGCTTGAGCCTGCCATGATTGCAGGTATGGCGGTTATCGTATTGTTTATCGTGATGGCAATTTTGCAGCCAATTATGGCAATGAACAAAGCAATTGGCCTATAG